The Dermacentor albipictus isolate Rhodes 1998 colony chromosome 2, USDA_Dalb.pri_finalv2, whole genome shotgun sequence genome has a segment encoding these proteins:
- the LOC139056249 gene encoding uncharacterized protein isoform X3 gives MPFHLRCIMWLTTPTISAESLYRIFVELVGGPPIPVAHWLLLLRWPSPPASADDSSILCDSDGRRPSRYDRQRHPYTTFHTLWRLHRRTTASAGFLGKPSPETSALKFRSTRLLKHPPAPGCFQWARQLVIHPSHDEPVHVVYAA, from the exons ATGCCTTTCCACCTGCGTTGCATCATGTGGCTGACCACTCCAACGATCTCGGCAGAATCGTTATACAG gatattcgtGGAACTCGTGGGTGGaccgcctattccggtagcccactggttactgctgctgcgctggccctccccaccagccagtgctgacg ATTCTTCTATCCTCTGCGACAGCGATGGCCGGCGCCCTTCAAGATACGACCGGCAGCGTCACCCCTACACTACCTTTCATACTCTGTGGAGACTGCATAGACGGACCACTGCCTCAGCTGGATTCTTGGGCAAGCCTTCACCGGAAACCAGCGCACTCAAATTCCGTTCCACCCGACTACTTAAACACCCTCCTGCCCCGGGATGCTTTCAGTGGGCACGCCAGCTGGTCATCCATCCGAGCCATGACGAACCCGTTCATGTTGTTTACGCAG